CTCCTCAAGAAAAAGCACCTAGTACTGAAAAATTACTACGTTTTGTCAAAGAACAGGTTCTTGTTGATATCTACAAAGTATGAATCGTATATTTTCCTGTCTTTGTGGGCTTTTATTATGTTGTGAATTGGTATATTTATGATTCATGAATTTTTTTCCTGCAGGATGTATTTCCTTGCACCGCTGAGCagctttttaatttattattgagCAATGACTCTAGTTTCACAAATGAATACCGTACATCACGTAACGACAAAAATCTTACAGTAAGCTAAGATAATTTAGTATTCTTCCATGCTTATTCTATTAAACATGCCTTTGTGTTAGACaaatgaattgaaaatttgtACTTACTCTGCTGTGCTACTTTCAGATGGGACGGTGGCATGTTGCAGATGAATATGATGGTCAAGTGAGAGAGATTACCTTCAGAACCATTTGTAACAATCCCATGTGCCCTCCAGACACTGCCATGACCGAGTATCAACATTTTGTTTTATCATCAGATAAGAAAAAGCTTGTAGGACTTCTTTTGTTGTCCATTCATTAATTTCTTTTTTAATAAACTGTCTTTACTTCTTTTGTGAAAAAATTCATTGCTTCTGAAACATATGGCTATTTGCATCTTTATTGTAGATTCTATGTTTGTTTCATTTAATTGAGTTTAGTCAATGTTCTCTCTTCTCGTAGGTTTTTGAAACTGTACAACAGGCACATGATGTTCCATTTGGCTCCTACTTTGAAGTAAGTATTTGAAACTTTCTTGCACTATCACCCTCACTGTTATTGATCATAGATTATCATCACCTAAGTACAATCAAGATGGAACGGAAGGAAATGTCCCTTTTGCAGGATAACTGGTCACTTACTTGCCAACAGGCAATGGGACTAGAGACTTATGTTCAATGAAGATTAGGCCAAATATAATAGCGATGTCTTATACACTTAGATATAAATTATGATACCATTATGGCATGAACAACTTGGTTCGACTAACAGTTCTAACCTCTTGGAAGAATTATAAACCTATATAttcgtgtgtgtgtgtgtgtgtgtgtgtaatgTTGCATGTTTTTGTTCTATTATTTATGTTTTAGCTTCGAGATTAAAATGACACCATTTTATTTGTGCTGCATCAGGTTCACTGTCGTTGGACTGCAGAGACCAATGGAGAAAACTCAAACCTTTTAGATATAAAAGCGGGTAAGCTTCAATTTTCTTTTGGTGCTCAAGTTTTAagaaatatattttcttttcctgaACATCAAAGATATGAACTAAACTTTAagaaatatattttcttttcctgaACATCAAAGATATGAACTAAGGGATGTTTCAATTTTCTGCAGGTGCACATTTTAAGAAATGGTGTGTGATGCAATCGAAAATTAAGTCAGGTGCCATCGAAGAGGTATGTATAGCTACAGTTGAACCATGGTCTCCTCAATTATATAGATGAATCCCATACTTTAAGAAacctattttttcttttctcctttggTATTAGTCTCAAGTTCTCCTTTTGCCATCTTTGTGCAGTACAAGAAAGAGATGGAGACAATGTTAAATGTCGCCCGTTCATATATCAAGTCACGTACTTCCGGAGGTGAGACCAATAACATGAACAAGTCACGTACTTCCAGAGGTGAGACCAATAACGTGTCGTCACCACTCATAACAGACGATTTCGGCTAACTCGGGTAATTAATTTCCTCCAATTTTATTGTATAATGTccttttgtgtgtgttttcaatatGGAAATGTTAGTCATATGCATAGGTATGAGGGTTTTTTCGGAAAGGCATAGATTTATAACGCAACTCAAAACGGTTTACTGGGAAGGAAAGTAACAGAGAATTTTATTGTAATAGGCATTTTTTCCGTTGAATAGGCTAATGGCATGTAAATGAAAATACAGAACTTGCATAAATTTTTTCGTCAATTGTTAATTAGTAGTATCGTTTGCTGTTCACTGTTATGATctttaacaaaaagaaaaatcttTAAACCATCTTCAAGTGTGAATGTGAGGAGCAATGACCAAAATGTTCAAAGGTGAAACTTTGACCTATGAGCACCAACGACAACTCCAATCTATACAGAACTTCGATTTTCACATTTAAGTAACAAGAATAATTCCCTCGGATACCAAAATAAATATGTCGTGAAAtaagctaaacatttaatttagtGACTGGTACATTATTCCGTATATATTCGAGCGCCATACATGTTAAAAGTGGTTAATCAACTCATGTTCATCAATTTACATTTTACAATACATGATTAGGAGAGATCAATTAATTTCTATAAATTCAATATAAGATTAAATGCAGATCACTGGCTTAAAACTAAGTAGGCACAGGACTGCATTTCTGGATACACAATCCTACTAGTTTCTCGATACTAACATCCTATCTCAGTGCCTTGTGCTATAAATTTTGCATCTGATTAGGAAAATTTTGTGCATTCAAGATTTAAGTTGGTTACCTTTAAAACCGGTTCCAGTGAAACGTTCAAAGCCTACCGGTCACCGATGAAGGAAAATATGTCAATTGAATTGTGTGAAAGGCTTGTCAAATTTTGGTGAAGCGGTCTTGATGGGAGCCCAAATATCAGCACCATTGCTATGAACAACTCCCATGGTATACGAGAGTGGAACAAGACATAAACCTTGGCTTCTAAGGCTATAATGCTCTTGCTCCTGCTAGCACAAGAAACAGCCATTTAAAATCCAACCATAACTTCTGAACTATGGTTCCCTAATCAATACTGTTATTGTGTATTTCGACATAAAAGGTGTTCCAAAAACAGACATCGAACTAAAATCAGTTCCATAAATAGGGATGACTAGTGTTTTTAACATGAGAAGTAAACCCAAGTAAGGAGCAGTTCAAGGCATAATTAATCTTCTTTCTGTACCTGGGCCGGTTTAATGCTCGCCTGCATATTATTTGTCGGTGAGGTTTGAAGATACGGAGCACTCAAAACCTGAAACCACAGTTATATCCATTAAAAATGCTATAATGAcctttaaaatgaaaaagttaaaagCAATTATTTCGTTTTCACTCCCGCATTTTGTTTTCTTTGATAGTCATTTTTGTTTCCCTTTTGAAATTTGCCAAGTCCGAAAGAAGAGGTAAGACCAACTGCACAGCCAAAACCTCCCCCGGAGACATTTTTAAGTCAGTCAAAGCTTGAATCTCTTAAAACCTAGGCTGAAATTGTTCAAAGCTTGATTCCAGACCGAGACCACAACTGTCAAATCTCCCTAGGTTCATGTTTAAATAGGTGGTGTATTCATTGAAATTTCAATTGCTGATCTTCAGAAGCATGCATTTAGAAGTTGAAACTAATACCAACTAATACGGAAAAGAAAAACCGACCTTAACTTGTTCATGAAGAAACTGTATGTACTCCATTGCCTGCAGGAGGACAGAAGCTGTATCTGTCTGCAATGAACCAAATAGAGCTTCAAAATCATAGCAAGATCGGCAACTTTATGCTGAAAGACGACTTCATTCAAGCCATAGTAAACACTAAAATACAACCAATGCGGTGTCAGGATTCAAGTTTTTAACCGATAACAACATATTGGACTTGACCTCAAGCCAATCTCCGCCAGAATCAACCGACTAAGCTATAAATTTCGATGTTGATGCTAGCACCATAAATGTATTGCTGCTTTTTCCAATGTGAAAAATTAATTGCCAAAATACCTTTCCGTATGGCGAAACTAGCTGCTGCAGAGTGACAATGCGTTCACCGACCTTATCTTTCCTATCCTATTGCCAGAAAGAATAAATTAAGATTATACATAAAGAGATCAAATCTGAATTTCTAGAAACCAAACCAGAATTGCCCGTAAATGAAAATAAGTAATGGCTGAAGATGCATTCTGAACAACATTCAGGaatataacccctaaaacaagTTAAAGAACATATTTCACACCATGCCAATATAAATTATACATCTGGTTCCAAGAAAAGGTTACCATCACCTTGCTATTTTCCTCTAAAAGTTTGTATAGGTTTTCAGCACAAattagaaaaggaaaaaaatataacAGATGAGTCGATCTGCTAATTAAAGTGAAACACTGTAAATCAAGGAAAGTTACATGTAGCCAACCCCAGCTAATGGAGATTAAACTATAATCAAACTGAAATGACTATCCCATCATTTTTCGAGCACTGGAGGTATTCCTTAGTATAGCTATGAAATAAATATAGAGGAGACATAAAAGGGAGTAAAGGCAGCTGAAAACCTTTGTCGAGATTGATAAGTCGGACTTCTGTCGCTTCGACGCCAAAGGAGTGAAACTGCTATGATCAACAGAGCAAGGGCTCCTTTTGTTTTCCATCATCGTTCTGACCTCTATCCCGTTTTCACTGCTTCAAAAGAGTGAGGGGAAAAAAAGAATCACACACTGGAATAGCACCATGCAACCAACGAAAATAATCTAAAGCTGAAAAGCAATGAAAAGGATCATTGAAGATATTACAGACAGTAAGTTAACTAGACTTAAAGACCGCGATTATCTAACAACATTCATCACGAAAGTAAACGATCATCTAATCAACAATTGTGTTCTTTGAAATCATCTACATTCAACTATTTTAACACGGAATCATCCATATATAAAGCAAACCTAAATGCAATAGAACCCTCGAAATATATGAAAATCtcgaaaaaaaaaatatttcaatatATCCGTATCTGGGCACTCATAGTCTAAACACTCATAGTGGACTATTAAATTTTAGTCAGAGAAGAATCCATGGTAGGATATATCCAATTTGAAGAATAACAATGAACTTAAATCTCATTCTCAgtacataattaaaaaaaaaaaaaaacaaatttcatATAATTTACATCAGACACCCTTACATTATTTGAATACTGGGGAAAAAAATTTTCCTTTCTTTGGTCAGAGGATAATCATGCATTTATATGTCAAtagaaacaaaattttataaacatCTCATCCATTAATTTaatcataacataatttaaaacaataattatgtATTAACTGTCGGTTTACAAACAGAATAGTTGCATGAATCAATGAAAAAAAGCAAATAAAATTGGGAAAAATACaaaaatgttaattaaataattcatGGAATAAGTCAAAAACAGAAGCAATATGTCACAGACAAAAACTTACAAACGAACCAGTGACATCATTTGATTCCATACACGATAATCAAACGGTGGAAAAAGCATCAAGCTTCAGTTAAGTAGTCATAGTATAAATAAATAGAAACCCCTGATTATCTAAAGAATGATCTTTTGTGGGACCAGTTTATGGAAAAATTTCCCATGCATGGATGAACCATAAATAAATCCAATTTGCATTTTGAATTGATAACTTAATGATACCAATCAAACATTATGCCACTTAAAAGAACTATGATTAAACAAATAATTTTCAAGGTAACATTCAAGTATACTACAAATGATACAAAGCAATAGTATGCTTACACTCAAAAGCAAGAACTCCAATTTCATGAAAAAACAGAGTAGTATtaaatacaaaaaagaaaaacccCAAAATAAGATAGCTAATAGCtaatgtatgtatgtatacaaTACATATCATATATATTGAATTAACACTACAAACAAAGCTGCTTTAAAGCAAAATAACTAGGATAGGATTTGAGCAAACTCACCAAGAGCATAAAGTTTGCATTGGCCAAAGAGCTAAAAGCAAAAATCTCAAGCCTTGTACTATAACTTGAAAACTTTCAATACCCAAATTCAACAAGGGAAAAATTCCCCAAAGTAAAAAGCTTTCTGCTTCAGTGTTTTCACTTTCTTCAACCAAACTATCAACACCCCAAAGTCCGAAAGCcagctcttttctttttctttttcctttttttttttcctactTTTCTTCAACAAAACATTAAAAAGAACAGCAATCTTCTTTGTGGGACTAAAAAGACTGGACCTTTATTGCCAAAAACATGTCAGTTTGTTTACATCTAAACAAGGTGAAAACTTTAAGGAACAATCAAAATCCTTTTAGTTCAAAATCTGCAAATTTTAAACCTAAACACTGGTGAAGGCTTAAAGAAAGTGAGGAAGAGTGGAAGAAATGGGGTTTGCCAGTGAGAGTTAAGTACGTTTTTATAAGGTTTTGGGAGGGgaatgaataaaaaataaaaatgaataatttGTTCATTGTTTTCTTATTTGACAGCTAATATCCAACCATGCAAAGTGACACAGCACCATACATAGATAAGAAGAGTAGTTGATTTAACCTTAGATTTATTGtccaattttttaatttaattattttatttgctaATCAGGTTGAAAGTGACTTATGAAATCTCTCCACTTTTTCCTTCCTCTGTCTCTTTTCAAACTTAGCTGGCCAGCCTTTTCATCATTTCTTCTTTGTTTAATCACCAATATAATCTCAATAATTGATATAATATAATATCACATATTCACCAAATAAATTTTaccatttcattttttattataccTAATTACCTCCAAACAAGGTAATACCAAAA
The Gossypium arboreum isolate Shixiya-1 chromosome 10, ASM2569848v2, whole genome shotgun sequence genome window above contains:
- the LOC108489359 gene encoding transcription factor bHLH153-like isoform X1, which produces MLFPPFDYRVWNQMMSLVRFENGIEVRTMMENKRSPCSVDHSSFTPLASKRQKSDLSISTKDRKDKVGERIVTLQQLVSPYGKTDTASVLLQAMEYIQFLHEQVKVLSAPYLQTSPTNNMQASIKPAQEQEHYSLRSQGLCLVPLSYTMGVVHSNGADIWAPIKTASPKFDKPFTQFN
- the LOC108489359 gene encoding transcription factor bHLH153-like isoform X3, translating into MQTLCSCSENGIEVRTMMENKRSPCSVDHSSFTPLASKRQKSDLSISTKDRKDKVGERIVTLQQLVSPYGKTDTASVLLQAMEYIQFLHEQVKVLSAPYLQTSPTNNMQASIKPAQEQEHYSLRSQGLCLVPLSYTMGVVHSNGADIWAPIKTASPKFDKPFTQFN
- the LOC108489359 gene encoding transcription factor bHLH153-like isoform X2; the encoded protein is MLFPPFDYRVWNQMMSLVRFENGIEVRTMMENKRSPCSVDHSSFTPLASKRQKSDLSISTKDRKDKVGERIVTLQQLVSPYGKTDTASVLLQAMEYIQFLHEQVLSAPYLQTSPTNNMQASIKPAQEQEHYSLRSQGLCLVPLSYTMGVVHSNGADIWAPIKTASPKFDKPFTQFN
- the LOC108489359 gene encoding transcription factor bHLH153-like isoform X5, with amino-acid sequence MMENKRSPCSVDHSSFTPLASKRQKSDLSISTKDRKDKVGERIVTLQQLVSPYGKTDTASVLLQAMEYIQFLHEQVKVLSAPYLQTSPTNNMQASIKPAQEQEHYSLRSQGLCLVPLSYTMGVVHSNGADIWAPIKTASPKFDKPFTQFN
- the LOC108489359 gene encoding transcription factor bHLH153-like isoform X4; protein product: MQTLCSCENGIEVRTMMENKRSPCSVDHSSFTPLASKRQKSDLSISTKDRKDKVGERIVTLQQLVSPYGKTDTASVLLQAMEYIQFLHEQVKVLSAPYLQTSPTNNMQASIKPAQEQEHYSLRSQGLCLVPLSYTMGVVHSNGADIWAPIKTASPKFDKPFTQFN